One window of Candidatus Binatia bacterium genomic DNA carries:
- the glyA gene encoding serine hydroxymethyltransferase yields the protein MDASLADVDPEIAAAIARERRRQEDNLELIPSENAASRAVLEAQGSVLTNKYAEGYPGKRYYGGCEHVDVVEQLAIDRAKALFGAEFVNVQPHSGSQANMAVYFSQLQPGDTILAMNLQHGGHLTHGNPANFSGKWFKVVPYGVREEDERIDYDAVRKLAREHRPKLIVAGHSAYPRIVDFAPFREAADEVGAKLMVDMAHFAGLVAAGEHPSPVPYAEFVTTTTHKTLRGPRGGMILARASEEKAINSTVFPGNQGGPLMHVIAAKAVALHEAAQPAFRDYQKQVVKNAKALAEGLTRRGFRLVSGGTDNHLLLIDLRKSDITGKVAQETLDQARITANRNTVPFDPRSPFVTSGLRMGTPTVTTRGMREPEMDQIADLIARALSHVGDQTALAKIAEETTALCRRFPLYRH from the coding sequence ATCGACGCATCTCTCGCCGACGTCGATCCGGAAATCGCGGCCGCGATCGCCCGCGAGCGCCGACGCCAGGAGGACAACCTCGAGCTGATCCCGTCGGAGAACGCGGCGAGCCGCGCGGTGCTCGAGGCTCAGGGCTCGGTTCTCACCAACAAGTACGCCGAGGGCTATCCCGGCAAGCGCTACTACGGCGGTTGCGAGCACGTCGACGTCGTCGAGCAGCTCGCGATCGACCGGGCGAAGGCCCTGTTCGGCGCCGAGTTCGTCAACGTGCAGCCGCACTCCGGCTCGCAGGCGAACATGGCGGTCTACTTCTCGCAGCTGCAGCCGGGCGACACGATCCTGGCGATGAATCTGCAGCACGGCGGGCACCTGACCCACGGCAACCCGGCGAACTTCTCCGGTAAGTGGTTCAAGGTCGTGCCGTACGGGGTGCGCGAGGAGGACGAGCGCATCGACTACGATGCGGTGCGCAAGCTCGCGCGCGAGCACCGGCCGAAGCTGATCGTCGCCGGCCACAGCGCGTACCCGCGCATCGTCGACTTCGCGCCGTTCCGCGAGGCCGCCGACGAGGTCGGCGCCAAGCTGATGGTCGACATGGCGCATTTCGCGGGGCTGGTCGCGGCCGGCGAGCATCCGTCGCCCGTGCCGTACGCGGAGTTCGTCACCACGACGACGCACAAGACGCTGCGCGGCCCGCGCGGCGGCATGATCCTCGCCCGCGCGAGCGAGGAGAAGGCGATCAACAGCACGGTCTTCCCGGGCAACCAGGGCGGACCGCTGATGCACGTCATCGCCGCGAAGGCGGTCGCCCTGCACGAGGCGGCGCAGCCCGCCTTCCGCGACTACCAGAAGCAGGTGGTGAAGAACGCGAAGGCGCTCGCCGAGGGCCTCACGCGGCGCGGCTTCCGCCTGGTCTCGGGCGGCACCGACAACCACCTCCTGCTGATCGACCTGCGCAAGAGCGACATCACCGGCAAGGTCGCGCAGGAGACGCTCGATCAGGCGCGCATCACCGCGAACCGCAACACGGTGCCGTTCGACCCGCGCTCGCCGTTCGTCACCAGCGGCCTGCGCATGGGCACGCCGACGGTCACCACCCGCGGCATGCGCGAGCCCGAGATGGATCAGATCGCCGACCTGATCGCGCGGGCGCTGTCGCACGTCGGCGACCAGACGGCGCTCGCCAAGATCGCGGAGGAGACCACCGCGCTCTGCCGCCGCTTCCCGCTCTACCGGCACTGA
- the acpP gene encoding acyl carrier protein: MASAVEAKVKEIVCEQLGVSEDEVQPNASFIEDLGADSLDIVELVMALEEEYDLEISDEEAEKIRTVGDVVAYIESHK; encoded by the coding sequence ATGGCTTCAGCAGTCGAGGCGAAGGTCAAAGAGATCGTTTGCGAGCAGCTCGGCGTCAGCGAGGACGAGGTGCAGCCGAACGCTTCGTTCATCGAGGACCTCGGAGCGGACTCGCTCGACATCGTCGAGCTCGTGATGGCGCTCGAGGAGGAGTACGACCTCGAGATCTCCGACGAGGAAGCGGAGAAGATCCGCACCGTCGGTGACGTCGTCGCCTACATCGAAAGCCACAAGTGA